A stretch of DNA from Pseudonocardia hierapolitana:
CCGGGTCGGGATGGTTTGGCGGATCGCCTCGAGATCGGCGCGCAGCCGGCGAACGCGGTCGGCGCCGAGGATCTCCCCGACCTCGAGCTCGAGGTCGGGGACCAGATCCTGAGCGGTGGCGATCACGTCGTGACCGCGCTCGGTGGGGACGACGAGCTTGGCGCGCCGGTCGCTCGGGTCGGGCACGCGCCGGACGTACCCGTGCGTCTCGAGGTGCCTCACCAGCTCGGCCATCGCCTGCTTGGTCATCTGCGCCCGCTCGGCGAGCACGCTCACCGTCGTGCCGGTGTCGTCGAGGTACTGGAAGACCGCACCGTGCGCCGGCCGCACCTCGCCGTGCCCGCTCTCCACGAGCCGGGCGAGGACGCGGTCGTTGAGCGCCACGAACGCTTCGCGCATGAGGACCGCGAGGTTCGCGGGTCGCTCCTGCCCGCCCAGGCTGGGCAGCCGACGCCTTGACATAGACAAGCCTCCTGTCCATCATCTGTGAACATGGACATGCTACCTGTCGATTCCTCCGCCCCGGAGCGCATCCGAACCGGGCTGGACGAGCTCACCGTTCTCGCCGGCAGCGCCCAGACCGGCGGCGCCCTGTTCGCCATGCAGATCCGAATGCCACCCGGCGGCGGGCCCCCGGTGATGCACCGCCACGACCCGGGCGAGGTCTACCTGGTGCAGGAGGGCGAGTTCACCTTCTACATCGGGGGAGCCGACGACCCGGGCCGCAGGCGCGTGACGGCTCGCGCAGGCGACGTCGTCCCGCTCGCCGGTCGCACGCCGCACACGGTCCGCAACGAGTCGGCCGAGGACGCCGTCGCGTTCGTCGTGCACGCGCCCGGTGCTCCGATGGAGCAGTTCCTGCGAGCGGTCGCCGCGTTGGGCCCCGAGCCGAGCATGGACGACGCTCTCGCTGCCGCGGCGCAGAACGGCATCGAGCTGCTCGGCCGCATCCCGTAGGCCACCGACGCGCGAGGCGTGTGCTCACCAGCTGCGCGTCCACCCCTGCCGGTCCGCCTCGAACCCCGCGCGCTCCAGGATGCGCGCCGCGGCGGAGCCGGCAGGCGCGTGCGCGGTGAGCCGCTCGAACCCGGCCGAGCGCGCCGATCGCACGCACTCCCTCACCAGCCGGGAGCCGATCCCGGCCCCCCGCACCGCGGGTTCGACGAGCAGTAGCTCCAGCCGGGCCGTGGCCGCGCCGGCGCCGGCGTCGGCGAGACACAGAGCGCACCCGACCGGCTCGCCGTCGACCTCGGCCATCCAGGCCGCCTCCCGCGGGTCGGCCCGGAAGGCGAAGTCCGCGACGATCCGCGCCGCAACCACCTCCTGTGGCGCCGACTGCGCACCGTGCCGCGCGATGATCCATCCCAGCTCGCCAGGAGTGGGACCGCGCAGGACGACGGTGCGGGGGAGCGGTGCGTCCCCGAGCGCACGGCGGATCCGGTCCATCGCGCCCACGAGCCGCCGCCTGCCGTCCTCGTCGAGCGGCTCCAGCAGATGCTCGGTCGCGCGGACCTGCTCGTCGTCGATGCGGCCGTACGCGGTGCGCCCCTGGGGGGTCAGCCGCACGATCTGGCGCCGCGCGTCGTCGCGGGCCGCCTCGCGCACCACGAGACCGTCGGAGGCGAACCGCCCGAGTATGCGGCTGAGGTAGCCGGCGTCGATCCCGAGCAGCTGCCGCAACTCGGAGACGCCGATCTCGTCCCGCTCCGCGAGCTCGAACAGGACTCGCGCCTCGGTGAGCGAGTACGGGGTGCCCAGGACGCCGGCCTCGAGCACGCCGATGACGCGCGTGTAGAAGCGGTTGAACGCCCGCACCTGCGCCACCACGCCCGCCTCGGGCATCCGTTCCCTCCAAAACTGCTTGACAGAGACCACGACTCCGTTGACTCTGTCAAATACTAGCGGAGGGAGCGGTACCATGTGGCGCGTCTACTGCACCGACTGCGATGAGGTCACGCTCGTCGGCTGCTCCGAACTCACGAGCGTGGTCAACCTCGCGCCGGGGGTGATCGCCGTGGTGGTGCAGTGCGCGCACGGGCATCACATCCCGGTCCTGACCGGCCGCGCCACCGTCGAGGAGCGGACATGGAAGCAGTCTTCCTGATCATCGCGCTCGCGCTCGTATTGATGGTGTTCGCGCCCGTCGCGCCGTCGGACAGGGCCCGGACCCCGCTGCGGCTCCGCCTCGCACGGCAGCTGCACCTCTGGGACCGGTACGTCTACCACGACCCGCAGATCTGGTATCCGCGCGACTGACCCCGTGCGGCCCGGCGCGAGGAGCCCAGGAGGGCGGCTCGATCGCCGATAACTGTCATAACGTCGATTATCGGCTCTACGGCGAACGGGGCCGCGACGCAGCTCAGCGCCCGCGCCCAGTACGTTCCTGCAGTTCGTCGATCAGCCGCGAGGCGTCGGCCTTCGTCAGACCGTCCGGCGGCGGATCCTCGCCGGCCTCCTGCGCGAGCGTGTGCAGGTACGACTTCTGCGGACCCGTCATCGGCTCGTCGCCCGTCGTCCAGTCGTCAGGATCCTTGGCGGCCGGATCCGAGGATGCAGGTCCGGCGGACGCCCACTCGTTCTTCTCGCTCATGCGCTCGAACATATCTTCGAGTCCTCGCTCTCGCATGCCGAGCCCGTGGGCCTACGTTATGACAGCGATGTCATTCAGTGGCCCCCCGCCAGTGCGGCCTCCAGACCGGCGAGCACGATCCGTGCCGCCGTCGGGGCGGCGTTGAGGTACCACGGGTCGTCGTCGACGAGCACGGCACGACGGTCCCGCACGGCCGGGAGGGCCTTCCAGAGGGGGTTGGCGATGGTCGCCGATCCCACGGCCTGCGCCTCCGTGGTGACGCCCTGCACCGCGTAGAAGATCCGGTCGGCGTCGGCCAGTTGCAACTCCTCCGGCGACAGGTCCTTCGACGTGGCGTCGAACTGCTGCGACGGCGGCCGCCGCAGGCGGGCGTCCCACGCGATGAACCCGGTGAAGGACGCCACGCCGAATACCCGCGTCCGATCGGCGGTGACCCGGACGAAGGAGATCGTCTCCTCCCCTGCGCGTTCCCCCAGCTCCGCGGCGTCGGCGGCGAAGTCGTCGAGGAGCTCCTGTGCGGCGCCTTCCTTGCCGAGGCCGTCGGCGAGCAGCAGGAAGTCCTGCTTCCAGTTCACGCCCGTGCCCTCCACCAGCACGGTGGGCGCGATCGCCGAGAGGGCCGGGTAGACGTCCTGGGACGCGGCGGCGTTGGCGAGCACGATGTCGGGGCGCAGGGCGGCGATCGCCTCCAGGTTCGGGCTCTGGCGCGATCCGACCGGCGCCACGGCGGCGAGAGTGCGTGACGGTGCGCGGGAAGACGCCGTCGGCCTCCGGGGCTCCCGTTCCGTCCGGGATCGCGCTCGGCCCGGGTGGCACCTCCACCGATGCCGGGGGCGCCCCCGCTTCGTCGGCTCTTGGTGAGCTCGCGCACCCGCTCAGAGCGACGAGCGCGGCGAGCGTCGCCGCCATCACGGGCACGCGTCCGGACACCGGAACCTCCGAGGAAAGGCTGACCTAAGTCCGGGCGGACGATAGCCAATCAGGAGGCCGCGGGACCTCGGCTGTGATCGAGATTGCTGTGATCGAGATTGCTGTGACCGGGATTGCTGTGACCGGGATTGCTGTAGACCAGGATTTCAGCCGGCGGTGGGCGGCTGGTCCACGAGCTGGGCCAGGTAGAGCTGCTCGCCGAGGCGGTCGATGAGCTCGAGGTTGGTCTCGATGTAGTCGATGTGGTGCTCCTCGTCGGCGAGGATGTCCTCGAACAGCTTCGCCGTGGTGATGTCACCCTTCTCACGGCACAGGGCGATGCCCGGACGCAGCCGCTCGACGACCTCGACCTCGATGGCGAGGTCGGATTGCAGCTGCTCGCGGACCGTCTGCCCGATCCGCAGCGGGAGCAGCCGCTGGTAGTTGGGCAGGCCCTCGAGGAACAGGATGCGGTCGGTGATGATCTCGGCGTGCCGCATCTCGTCGATCGACTCGTTCTTGGTGTACGCGGCGAGCTTGGTCAGGCCCCAGTTCTGCTGCATCTTGGCGTGCAGGAAGTACTGGTTGATCGCGGTGAGCTCGCTGGTGAGCTGCTCGTTGAGCAGTGCGATGATCTCGTCGTCGCCACGCATCGGGGTCCTCGCTTCGTCGGCAGTGAAACAGCAGGGAAATGCACTGCGGACGTTAGCTCCACGAATGGGTGACGACGGATTCAGGATCGCCTTTCTGCAGGTCAGGCGAACCTTAAAACAGGCGGCCCTGACTTATGCCGAGCGCGCGAGCCCGGCGATTTCCGACGGGGCGTGGGCGGCGGCGAGGAAGACGTCGATGTGGTCGTGGCACGAGCCGCAGCCGGTGCCGGCGTCGCAGGCGTCGCCGACCTCCTCGACGGTGCGCGCTCCATTCGCGACGCACGACCGGATCACGGCGTCCGGCACCGCGTAGCAGATGCACACGTACACAAGCCACCCCTTCGAACAAGCAAGGCTTACCTATGGTCACATCCTGGCCGGGGTGGACGCAAGAACTAGCCTGAGGCCGTGCCGCTGGACGAGTACCGCCGCAAGCGCGACGCACGGCGCACGCCGGAGCCGATCCCCGCGGACGACCCGGCGGCACCGGAGGGTTCCGGCCACCGCTTCGTCATCCAGGAGCACCACGCGCGGCGGCTGCACTGGGACGTCCGGCTGGAGCGCGACGGTGTGCTGGTCTCGTGGGCGGTACCGAAGGGCCTGCCCACCGACCCGGACACGGTGCGGCTGGCCGTGCGCACCGAGGACCATCCGATCGAGTACCTGGAGTTCTCGGGGGAGATCCCGGCCGGCGAGTACGGCGGCGGGACGATGACGATCTGGGACTCCGGCACGTACGAGACCGAGAAGTGGAATCCACGCGAGGTCATCGTCCAGCTCAGCGGGGAGCGGGCTGCGGGGCGGTTCGTGTTCATCCGCACGGATCGCGAGGGCGGGAAGGACAACTGGCTGTTGCGCCGCTCCGACCGCGACGGCGGGCGGGCACCGCTCCCCCACGACGCGCGTCCGATGCTCGCGACGGCCGGTGAGCTCCCCGCAGAGGGTGAGTGGTGGCTGCAGATCGGGTTCGGCGGGCGGCGGGTGATCGTGCGGGCCGACGGCGGGCGGGTCCGGATCACCGACGCCGAAGGTGACGAGGTGGCCGCGCCGAGCCTGCGCGCGCTGGGCCCGTCGCTCGGGGCGACGCAGGCGCTGCTGGACGCCGAGCTCGTCGGCGGCGCGGAGGGGGCCTACCTGTGGATCGGTGACGTGCTGCACGTCGACGGGCGAGACGCGTGCGCGTTGCCGTTCCGGGAGCGGCGCGCCCTGCTGGACCGGCTCCCCCTGGACGGGCCGCGGTGGCGGCCGGCTCCGGTGTTCCCGGGGGCCGGAGCGGAGGTGGTGGCCGCGGCGAAGCAGCAGAACCTCCCGTACGTGGTGGCGAAGGACCCGGACTCGCCCTACGAGCCGGGCCGCACCAGCCCGCGCTGGGTGCAGGTCGCCACGGGAGTCGCGGCGCCGGAGGAACGCCGCAGCGCGACGTCCGCGGGGTCCAGGGCGGGGTTCGGGCGCGCCGCGCTCAGCAACCCCGGCAAGGTCCTCTACCCGCTCACCGGCACCACCAAGGCCGACGTGCTCGCGTACTACCTCGCGGTGGCGGACGTGATGCTCCCGCACCTGCGCAACCGGCCGGTCACGCTCGTGCGCTGGCCGGACGGGGTGGAGCGCGGTTCGTTCTTCGAGAAGGACGTCTCCCGGCACGCCCCCCGCTGGCTGCGCACCGCGCGGGTGGGCACGCCGGGCGGCCGTTCGGAGAACGCCGACTTCCCGCTGATCGACGACGCGGAGGGCCTCGCGTGGGCCGCGAACCTCGCCGCACTGGAGCTGCACGTGCCGCAGTGGCGGGTGGGCCCGGGCGGCGCCCAGCAGTTGCCGGACCTGGTGGTGTTCGACCTCGATCCCGGTGAGGGCACCACGGTGGTGGACTGCGCGCGGGTGGCGGAGCGGATCGCCGAGCGGCTCGCGGACGACGGCCTCGTCGCGTACCCGCGCACGAGCGGCGGGAAGGGGATGCAGCTGTACCTGCCGGTCACCGTGGCGCAGGCGGAGCACACCTCCGAGTTCGCGAAGGCCGTCGCCGAGGACCTGGCCCGGGAGTCCCCCAGCCGGATCACGGCCGTCATGGCGAAGGCGCGGCGGCGCGGGAAGGTGTTCGTCGACTGGAGCCAGAACAACCCGTACAAGACCACGATCGCGAGCTACTCGCTGCGCGGGAGGGCGCGCCCGACCGTTGCCACCCCGGTGACGTGGGACGAGGTGCGGGCGTGCCGGCGCCCGGACGATCTCGTGTTCACCGCCGCCGACCTGCCGGCGCGCATCGCCGAGCACGGCGACCTGCTCGCCCCGCTGTTCACCGAACCGCAACGCCTCCCCGGTCGCGGCTGACGGAACGGGCCTGCAAGGCTTCGGCCGTGCCCCGGCACCCCTACCTCGACGGTCCCTATCCGCGCGCCTACGCCCACCGCGGGTGGCACATCGACGATCTCGACGGGTGCGAGAACACCCTCGCGGCGTTCCGCCGGGCGGTCGCAGAGGGCTTCGGTTACCTCGAGATGGACGTGCACGCGAGTGCTGACGGGGTCGCGGTGGTCCACCACGACGCGACGCTGGACCGCACCACGGACGGCAGCGGCGCGATCCGCGCCCTCCCCGCCGCCGCGCTGGCCGACGTCCGGGTGCGCGGCCGCGAGCCCGTGCCGCTGCTCGAGCAGGTGCTGTCGGAGCTGCCCGACACGCGGATCACGGTGGAGCTGAAGTCCGGCGCGGTGGTCGAGCCGGTGCTCGAGGTGCTCGAGCGCACGGGCAGCTGGCACCGGGTGTGCCTGGGCAGCTACCACGGCGGATGGCTGCGCCGGGCGCGGGAGGCGGCCGGATCGCGGCTGTGCACCTCCATGGCGCAGGGCGCCGCGTTCGGGCTGCGCGCCCGGGCGTGGCTCGACCAGCTGCCCGGCCCGCTGCACCGCCTCCCCGCGCCACCATCACCCGGGGACCTCGCCCAGCTCCCCCGTCACATCGGCCCGCTCACCGTGGTGGACGTCGCGCTGCTGCGCGCCGCGCACGAGAGCGGACGTGAGGTGCACGTGTGGACGGTCGACACGGCGACGCAGATGACGGCGCTGCTCGACCTCGGCGCGGACGGCCTGCTCTCGGACCGGCCCGACGTCCTGCGCGACGTGCTGCACGCGCGCGGTGTGTGGCAGGGCGCCTGAGGCGGTGAGGGGCGCTAGTCTCCCCGGGTGACTGGGCCGGCCACCGTCGTCGACCGCAGCCGGGTGCTGGCGTGGGGGCTGTGGGACTGGGGTTCAGCGGCCTTCCACGCTGTGGTCCTGACGTTCGTCTTCTCGGTCTACCTCACCGACGTCGTCGGCGACGGGAGCCCAGCGGCCGGCGCCGCCCTCGGCTACGCGATCGGGGCAGCGGGCCTCGTCATCGCGCTGCTCGCCCCCGTGATCGGGCAGCGGGCGGACGCATCGGGCCGGCGCAAGCTCTCGACGGGGGTGTGGACGGCCTGCACGGTCGCGACGATGGCCGGGCTCTTCGCGATCCGCGACGACCCGGCGTACCTGTGGCCGGGTCTGGTGCTGCTGGCCGCGGGCTCGGTGTTCGCGGAGCTCGCCCAGGTGTCCTACAACGCCATGCTCGCCCAGGTGTCGACACCGGCCACGATCGGGCGGGTGTCCGGGTTCGGCTGGGCCATGGGCTACGTCGGCGGCATCGTGCTGTTGCTCGTCGTCTACTACGGGTTCGTGGCGGGCGACGGCCCGGCCGCGGGGCTCGCCGGTCTCCCGCGTGCGGACGGGTTCAACGTGCGGGTGGTGGCGCTCGTGGCCGCCGCGTGGTTCCTGGTGTTCGCGCTGCCGCTCCTCCTGTGCGTGCCGGAGGCCCCGCCTGCGCCGGACGGGCCGGCGCGGCTCGGGGTGCTGGGCGCCTACCGGGCGCTCTTCGCCGATCTCGGGGCGCTGTACCGCGAGGACCGGCACACCGTCTACTTCCTCGGTGCGAGCGCGCTGTTCCGCGACGGGCTCGCCGCGATCTTCACGGTCGGATCAGTGCTCGCGGTCGGTGTCTACGGGATCGGCGCCGGTGACGTCCTGCTGTTCGGAGTGGCCGCCAACGTCGTCGCGGCGACGGGCGCGGTCGCCGGTGGCCGGCTGGAGGACCGGGTCGGCCCGAAGCGGGTGATCGTCGCGTCGCTGCTCGGGATGATCGCGGCCGCGACGGTGTTGCTCGTCGTGTCGGGGCCGCTGATGTTCTGGGTGTTCGGCCTGGCGCTGGTGCTCTTCGTGGGGCCGGCGCAGTCGTCGTCGCGCACGTTCCTCGCCCGGCTGGCCCGGCCGGGCCGTGAGGGCCAGCTCTTCGGCCTCTACGCCACGACCGGCCGGGCGGTGTCGTTCCTGGCGCCGAGCCTGTTCGGCCTCTTCGTCTCGCTCTTCGACGCGCAGCGGGCCGGGATCGTGGGAATCGTGTTGGTGCTGGTGGCGGGGCTGCTGGCACTGTGGCCGGTGCGCCCGCCCGCCATGAGCGCTGCGGCCGGGTAACGGCGTGGCGGCGACCCTGTGAACAGCACGTCAGACGGCAGTGACATAAGTCACAGTTGGCTGACAGGTCACAACCGCGTGTGTAGCGGCGGCCGATCGGGGACACTCGTGTACCGGGGCGGCGGACGTCCGGTGTGGTCGCATGGATTGACCACACCCGGTCGGATTCCGCCCCAACGGCGGGAATGGACGGCTGCTTTGCAGACGTTACACCCGGTGGTGATGGCCGAGGGAGGCTCCCTCGGCCCCGGTAGGGAGGATGACGCATGGCCGACCGCGTGCTCCGTGGCAGCCGGCTCGGGGCTGTCAGCTACGAGACGGACCGCAACCACGACCTCGCGCCGCGGCAGTCGATGCGCTACGGGTGCCCGCGCGGACACGAGTTCGAGGTGCCCTTCGCGGGCGACGCCGAAGCCCCGGCAACTTGGGAGTGTCGCCTCCACGGCAGCATCTCCCGCCTCGTGGACGGCGCCGAGCCCGAGCAGAAGAAGGCCAAGCCCCCGCGCACTCACTGGGACATGCTGCTGGAGCGTCGCTCCGTGGCCGAGCTGGAGGTGCTGCTCAACGAGCGCCTCGAACTGCTCGCCGAGCGCAGGCGCGAGATCGCCTGACCTCACACGTGAAAGAGCCGGGTCGCCCGCGGGCGGCCCGGCTCTCGTGTGTTCGCGCTCAGGCGTCGAGTACCTGCTCGGCGCGCTTCACCA
This window harbors:
- a CDS encoding cupin domain-containing protein, with the translated sequence MDMLPVDSSAPERIRTGLDELTVLAGSAQTGGALFAMQIRMPPGGGPPVMHRHDPGEVYLVQEGEFTFYIGGADDPGRRRVTARAGDVVPLAGRTPHTVRNESAEDAVAFVVHAPGAPMEQFLRAVAALGPEPSMDDALAAAAQNGIELLGRIP
- the bfr gene encoding bacterioferritin; amino-acid sequence: MRGDDEIIALLNEQLTSELTAINQYFLHAKMQQNWGLTKLAAYTKNESIDEMRHAEIITDRILFLEGLPNYQRLLPLRIGQTVREQLQSDLAIEVEVVERLRPGIALCREKGDITTAKLFEDILADEEHHIDYIETNLELIDRLGEQLYLAQLVDQPPTAG
- a CDS encoding MFS transporter, giving the protein MTGPATVVDRSRVLAWGLWDWGSAAFHAVVLTFVFSVYLTDVVGDGSPAAGAALGYAIGAAGLVIALLAPVIGQRADASGRRKLSTGVWTACTVATMAGLFAIRDDPAYLWPGLVLLAAGSVFAELAQVSYNAMLAQVSTPATIGRVSGFGWAMGYVGGIVLLLVVYYGFVAGDGPAAGLAGLPRADGFNVRVVALVAAAWFLVFALPLLLCVPEAPPAPDGPARLGVLGAYRALFADLGALYREDRHTVYFLGASALFRDGLAAIFTVGSVLAVGVYGIGAGDVLLFGVAANVVAATGAVAGGRLEDRVGPKRVIVASLLGMIAAATVLLVVSGPLMFWVFGLALVLFVGPAQSSSRTFLARLARPGREGQLFGLYATTGRAVSFLAPSLFGLFVSLFDAQRAGIVGIVLVLVAGLLALWPVRPPAMSAAAG
- a CDS encoding glycerophosphodiester phosphodiesterase family protein, encoding MPRHPYLDGPYPRAYAHRGWHIDDLDGCENTLAAFRRAVAEGFGYLEMDVHASADGVAVVHHDATLDRTTDGSGAIRALPAAALADVRVRGREPVPLLEQVLSELPDTRITVELKSGAVVEPVLEVLERTGSWHRVCLGSYHGGWLRRAREAAGSRLCTSMAQGAAFGLRARAWLDQLPGPLHRLPAPPSPGDLAQLPRHIGPLTVVDVALLRAAHESGREVHVWTVDTATQMTALLDLGADGLLSDRPDVLRDVLHARGVWQGA
- a CDS encoding RNA polymerase-binding protein RbpA; amino-acid sequence: MADRVLRGSRLGAVSYETDRNHDLAPRQSMRYGCPRGHEFEVPFAGDAEAPATWECRLHGSISRLVDGAEPEQKKAKPPRTHWDMLLERRSVAELEVLLNERLELLAERRREIA
- a CDS encoding (2Fe-2S)-binding protein, which codes for MCICYAVPDAVIRSCVANGARTVEEVGDACDAGTGCGSCHDHIDVFLAAAHAPSEIAGLARSA
- a CDS encoding bifunctional helix-turn-helix transcriptional regulator/GNAT family N-acetyltransferase gives rise to the protein MPEAGVVAQVRAFNRFYTRVIGVLEAGVLGTPYSLTEARVLFELAERDEIGVSELRQLLGIDAGYLSRILGRFASDGLVVREAARDDARRQIVRLTPQGRTAYGRIDDEQVRATEHLLEPLDEDGRRRLVGAMDRIRRALGDAPLPRTVVLRGPTPGELGWIIARHGAQSAPQEVVAARIVADFAFRADPREAAWMAEVDGEPVGCALCLADAGAGAATARLELLLVEPAVRGAGIGSRLVRECVRSARSAGFERLTAHAPAGSAAARILERAGFEADRQGWTRSW
- a CDS encoding MarR family winged helix-turn-helix transcriptional regulator, with the protein product MSRRRLPSLGGQERPANLAVLMREAFVALNDRVLARLVESGHGEVRPAHGAVFQYLDDTGTTVSVLAERAQMTKQAMAELVRHLETHGYVRRVPDPSDRRAKLVVPTERGHDVIATAQDLVPDLELEVGEILGADRVRRLRADLEAIRQTIPTRDRAASAGQVRQ
- a CDS encoding DUF3072 domain-containing protein, whose product is MSEKNEWASAGPASSDPAAKDPDDWTTGDEPMTGPQKSYLHTLAQEAGEDPPPDGLTKADASRLIDELQERTGRGR
- the ligD gene encoding non-homologous end-joining DNA ligase, producing MPLDEYRRKRDARRTPEPIPADDPAAPEGSGHRFVIQEHHARRLHWDVRLERDGVLVSWAVPKGLPTDPDTVRLAVRTEDHPIEYLEFSGEIPAGEYGGGTMTIWDSGTYETEKWNPREVIVQLSGERAAGRFVFIRTDREGGKDNWLLRRSDRDGGRAPLPHDARPMLATAGELPAEGEWWLQIGFGGRRVIVRADGGRVRITDAEGDEVAAPSLRALGPSLGATQALLDAELVGGAEGAYLWIGDVLHVDGRDACALPFRERRALLDRLPLDGPRWRPAPVFPGAGAEVVAAAKQQNLPYVVAKDPDSPYEPGRTSPRWVQVATGVAAPEERRSATSAGSRAGFGRAALSNPGKVLYPLTGTTKADVLAYYLAVADVMLPHLRNRPVTLVRWPDGVERGSFFEKDVSRHAPRWLRTARVGTPGGRSENADFPLIDDAEGLAWAANLAALELHVPQWRVGPGGAQQLPDLVVFDLDPGEGTTVVDCARVAERIAERLADDGLVAYPRTSGGKGMQLYLPVTVAQAEHTSEFAKAVAEDLARESPSRITAVMAKARRRGKVFVDWSQNNPYKTTIASYSLRGRARPTVATPVTWDEVRACRRPDDLVFTAADLPARIAEHGDLLAPLFTEPQRLPGRG